AGCAGATCGGCGGCGTCCGCGTGGTCCGCGCCTTCGTCCGCGACGACCACGAGCAGCGCAGGTTCGGCGCCGCCAACGACGAACTGACGGCCGTCTCGCTGCGGGTGGGCCACCTCACCGCGCTGATGTACCCGATGGTCATCGTCGTCTGGGAGCTCGCCACCGTCGCCATCGTCTGGGCGGGCGGCCACCGGCTGGAGGACGGCACGCTCCAGGCCGGCGCCCTCATCGCGTTCATCGGCTACCTGCTCCAGATCTTCATGGCCGTGATGATGACGATGTTCCTGATCATGCAGGTGCCGCGGGCCGAGGTCAGCGCCGAGCGCATCCGCGAGGTCCTCGACACCGAGCCGACCGTCGTCCCGCCCGCCGAACCGGTGCGCGCCCTGCGCGGCCACGGCCACCTGGAGATCCGCGACACGAGCTTCAGCTACCCGGGCGCCGAGGAGCCCGTCCTGCACGGCGTCTCGCTCACCGCCGCGCCCGGCCGCACCACCGCCGTCATCGGGTCCACCGGCAGCGGCAAGACGACCCTGCTGGGCCTGGTGCCCCGGCTGTACGACCCGACGGGCGGCGAGGTCCGCGTCGGCGGTGCGGACGTCCGCGACCTGGAGCCGGACCTGCTGGCCCGGACGGTCGGCCTCGTACCGCAGAAGCCGTACCTGTTCTCCGGCACCATCGCGTCCAACCTCCGCTACGGCGGGCCCGGAGCGACCGACGAGGAGCTGTGGCACGCCCTGGAGGTCGCCCAGGCGCGCGAGTTCGTCGCCGCGCTCCCCGGCGGCCTGGACGCGCCCGTCGAACAGGGCGGCACCAACCTGTCCGGCGGCCAGCGGCAGCGCCTGGCCATCGCCCGCGTCCTGGTGGCCCGGCCCCGGGTGTACCTCTTCGACGACTCGTTCTCCGCGCTCGACTACCGCACCGACGCGCTGCTGCGGGCCGCGCTGGCCGAGGAGACCGCGGACGCCACCGTCGTCATCGTCGCCCAGCGCGTCGCCACCATCCGCGACGCCGACCGCATCGTCGTCCTGGACGAGGGCCGGGTCGTCGGCACCGGCACCCAC
This genomic window from Streptomyces thermolilacinus SPC6 contains:
- a CDS encoding ABC transporter ATP-binding protein; translation: MLLRMLLARLRPYRRLLALVVALQLVQSLAGLLLPTLNADLVNGGVLRGDTGHVLTTGATMAAVTLLQVTAAGAAVFVAARIAMGVGRDLRSAVFRRVQGFSVREVGRFGPASLITRTTNDVQQVQTLAVTGLTTLVAAPLMCVGGIGLALAQDVPLALLLLLFVPLLAGTVLLVVRRMPPLFRATQQRLDRVNRVLREQIGGVRVVRAFVRDDHEQRRFGAANDELTAVSLRVGHLTALMYPMVIVVWELATVAIVWAGGHRLEDGTLQAGALIAFIGYLLQIFMAVMMTMFLIMQVPRAEVSAERIREVLDTEPTVVPPAEPVRALRGHGHLEIRDTSFSYPGAEEPVLHGVSLTAAPGRTTAVIGSTGSGKTTLLGLVPRLYDPTGGEVRVGGADVRDLEPDLLARTVGLVPQKPYLFSGTIASNLRYGGPGATDEELWHALEVAQAREFVAALPGGLDAPVEQGGTNLSGGQRQRLAIARVLVARPRVYLFDDSFSALDYRTDALLRAALAEETADATVVIVAQRVATIRDADRIVVLDEGRVVGTGTHEELLRDSATYREIVLSQLTEEEAA